The Gemmatimonadota bacterium DH-78 region ACCAGCAGCTCACGATGTCGACGCTGCGCCGCGTGGCGCGCCGCTACGGGCTGCTGTGCCTGCTGCACGAGAAGCCCTTCGCCGGGGTGAACGGCTCGGGCAAGCACCTCAACTGGTCGTTCAGCACCGACAGCGCCAACCTGCTGGAGCCCGGCACCAACCCGCACGAGAACATGCAGTTCCTGTTCTTCTGCTCGGCGGTACTGCGGGCCGTGGAGCGGCATCAGGATCTGCTGCGGGTGTCGATCGCGCACGCCGGCAACGACCACCGTCTGGGCGCCAACGAGGCTCCGCCCTCGATCATCAGCGTGTTCCTGGGCGATCAGCTCACCGACATCTTCGAGCAGATCGAGAAGGCCGGCACCGCCGAGACGTCGAAGGAAGGCGGTCTGCTGGGCCTGGGCGTCGACGCCCTCCCGCGCCTGCCGCGCCACGCGGGTGACCGGAATCGGACGTCGCCGTTCGCCTTCACGGGCAACAAGTTCGAGTTCCGGGCCCTCGGCTCGAGCCAGAGCATCTCCTTCCCGGCCACCGTGCTCAACACGATCGTGGCCGAGGCGATCGACGAGATGGTCACCAACCTCGAGTCGCGCACGGCCGACGGTGTCGAGATCGGCGAGGCGCTGCGGGCCCTGCTCTCCGAAGAGGTACCGAAGTTCAAGCGGATCATCTTCAACGGCGACGGCTACAGCGACGAGTGGGTGGAGGAGGCCGAGCGCCGGGGGCTGCTGAACCTGCGGAGCACCCTCGACGCCCTGCCGTCGCTGGTGGAGTCGAAGAACGCCGAGCTGTTCGAGAAGTACAGCGTGCTGTCGCGCCGCGAGCTCGAGTCGCGCCACGAGATCATGGTCGAGCAGTACTTCATGACCATCAACATCGAGGGCGAGACGGCAGCCGACATGGCGCGGACGATGATCCTGCCGGCGGCCAGCCGCTACCTCTCCGACCTGTTGCAGTGCATGGAGCGGGCCGACGACGTGGGCATCAAGGTGGCCGGCGTGGAGGCCACCGCGCGCGCCGTGGCGGAGGCGGTCGACGGACTGGTCGAGGCCCTCGACCACCTGGTGAAGCAGAATGCCGAACTGGGCGGCGAGGAGGTGCACGACAAGGCCGAGCACATGCGGGCCAACATCATTCCGGCGATGAACGCGGTGCGCGAGCGCGGCGACGAGCTGGAGAAGATGGTGCCCGACGACCTGTGGCCGGTGCCCACCTACCGCGACATGCTCTTCGTGAAGTAGTCCGACTCGGAGGGTTCGAGTGCGGACCGCGAGCCGTCCCGGGGACCCCCCCCGGGGCGGCTTCGTGCATGGGGGTCAGCCTCCGCTCTCGTCCAGCGTGGAGCGGATCGTGGCGACGAGCTCGGCGGCCGCGAACGGCTTGCGGAGCAGGGGGGCGTCGGGAAGCGGAGTGTCGCGTTCGGCAGGGTCGGCCGCCCCCGGGTAGCCCGAGATGAATACCACGGGCAGGTCGGGGCGCGTCGCGCGAGCCTTCGACACCATGGTCGGACCGTCCATGACCGGCATGATTACATCCGACACGACGATGTCGAACGCGTCGGGCTCGGACTGCCAGAGGTTCAGCGCCTCGTAGCCGTTGGCCGCCTCGATCACCTCGAACCCGCTGCGCCGGAGTTGCCGGGCGAGGAGCGAGCGGATCTGGTCCTGGTCCTCCACGAGCAGCACCCGCTCCGACCCGCGGGCCGGCCCTTCACCCTCGGTCTCGGCCGCCGTCACGGCGCCATCGGCCGGCGGCAGATACACCGTGAAGGTGGTGCCTTCGCCCACCTTGCTGTCGACCCGTACGAAGCCCCCGACCCGCTTCACGATCCCGTACACGGTCGACAAGCCGAGGCCGGTGCCCTGGCCCGCAGGCTTGGTGGTGAAGAACGGCTCGAAGATTCGGAGGCGCAGTGCGGCGTCCATCCCCGACCCGTCGTCGGAGACGATCAGTGTCTCCCAGCGTCCGGGTGGAATCGCCTCGGGCTCGGCGTCGAGGGTACGGGCGAGGTTCACCGGACCGGTCCGCACCCGCACCGTACCCCCGGGGCCCGGGACCGCGTCGCGCGCGTTCAGCGCCAGGTTGACCACGATCTGTTCGAGCTCGGTGCGGTCGATTCGC contains the following coding sequences:
- a CDS encoding glutamine synthetase III, whose protein sequence is MTRNTPPQRRFDSLAAVKDSPLRLDGEQRVDLGEIFGENTFSLSSMQARLPKPTYKALLKTINEHTPLDPSVADAVASAMKDWAIERGATHFTHWFQPLTGLTAEKHDSFLSPTGDGRAIAEFTGTELVQGEPDASSFPSGGLRATFEARGYTAWDPTSPAFLMEGPGGAYLCIPTAFASWTGDALDQKTPLLRSIQALNTQATRALALFGSPAPRVRATLGPEQEFFLIDEEFAYRRPDLVVAGRTLFGAKPPRGQEMDDHYFGSIPERILDCMNDVEVELYRLGVPLKTRHNEVAPGQYEMAPIYEDANIAADHQQLTMSTLRRVARRYGLLCLLHEKPFAGVNGSGKHLNWSFSTDSANLLEPGTNPHENMQFLFFCSAVLRAVERHQDLLRVSIAHAGNDHRLGANEAPPSIISVFLGDQLTDIFEQIEKAGTAETSKEGGLLGLGVDALPRLPRHAGDRNRTSPFAFTGNKFEFRALGSSQSISFPATVLNTIVAEAIDEMVTNLESRTADGVEIGEALRALLSEEVPKFKRIIFNGDGYSDEWVEEAERRGLLNLRSTLDALPSLVESKNAELFEKYSVLSRRELESRHEIMVEQYFMTINIEGETAADMARTMILPAASRYLSDLLQCMERADDVGIKVAGVEATARAVAEAVDGLVEALDHLVKQNAELGGEEVHDKAEHMRANIIPAMNAVRERGDELEKMVPDDLWPVPTYRDMLFVK